The segment AGCGACCCATAGATCCCGCCCTCCAGGGGCGTGAGGTCAAGGGACAGGTCGAACTTGGCGGTGGTCTCCTGCACCTGCTCGAAGGACACCTCCAGCCCCTCAAGCGACAGGTCGCCGGCGGGCGCGTTCTGCAGCGCGAACGCGACCTGAAACACCGGCGTCGTCGCGATCTCGCGCGGCGGGCGCAGCTCCTCCACCAGCCGCTCGAAGGGAAGGGACTGGTGCGCCAGCGCCTCGAGCACCGAGGTCCGCACGCGGGCGACCAGGTCCGCGAACGAAGGCTCCCCGGACAGGTCCACGCGGACGGGCAGCGTGTTGACGAACAGTCCGACCAATGGCTCAAGCTCCGGACGCTCCCGGCCAGCCACCGGACAGCCGACGACGATGTCCGTCCGTCCGGTGTAGCGGTGAAGAAGCGTCGTCCAGGCGGCGAGCAGCACCATGAAGGCCGTGGCTCCCGACGACCGGGCCAGCTCGTCGAGCCGCCGCGCCAGCGGGGGGTCGATCTCGACGTCCACGGAGGCGCCGGAGGTGCACTGCATCTGCGGGCGGGGACGGTCGGCAGGGAGGTCCAAAACCGGCGGCGTGCCGCGAAGCGTCCGGGTCCAGAACAGGAGCGACTCGTCGAGCGCGACGGACTGCTGCTCGCGCTGCCACCGCGCGTAGTCGGTGTACTGGACCGGCAGCGCCGGCAGGTCCGCCACACGAGACCGGACGGCCGCGCCGTACAGCTCCGAAAGCTCCGACAAAAGAACCCCCACCGACCACCCGTCGCAGACGATGTGGTGAACGGCGAGCAACAGCACGTGCTCCTGCTCGCCGGTGCGAAGAAGGACCGCGCGCAGCAGGGGCCCGGCCCCCAGGTCGAAGGGGGCCGCGGCGATCCGTCCGGCCTCGGCCATCGCCTC is part of the Actinomycetota bacterium genome and harbors:
- a CDS encoding condensation domain-containing protein, whose product is MSMDPERRRLLESLLERKGIRTPGSNGGPGPAPAAAGAREAPASFAQARMWFLSRMDPGSPVYNVSASVRLNGRLDVGALSAALTRIVQRHEALRTTFAERGGEPVQVVGEPLGVEVPVVDVRPDEAMAEAGRIAAAPFDLGAGPLLRAVLLRTGEQEHVLLLAVHHIVCDGWSVGVLLSELSELYGAAVRSRVADLPALPVQYTDYARWQREQQSVALDESLLFWTRTLRGTPPVLDLPADRPRPQMQCTSGASVDVEIDPPLARRLDELARSSGATAFMVLLAAWTTLLHRYTGRTDIVVGCPVAGRERPELEPLVGLFVNTLPVRVDLSGEPSFADLVARVRTSVLEALAHQSLPFERLVEELRPPREIATTPVFQVAFALQNAPAGDLSLEGLEVSFEQVQETTAKFDLSLDLTPLEGGIYGSL